A DNA window from Citrobacter tructae contains the following coding sequences:
- the bglX gene encoding beta-glucosidase BglX: protein MKWLCSVGIAVSLALQPALADSLFGNHPLTPEARDAFVTDLLKQMTVDEKIGQLRLISVGPDNPKEAIREMIKDGQVGAIFNTVTREDIRKMQDQVMELSRLKIPLFFAYDVLHGQRTVFPISLGLASSFNLDAVRTVGRVSAYEAADDGLNMTWAPMVDVSRDPRWGRASEGFGEDTYLTATMGKTMVEAMQGKSPADRYSVMTSVKHFAAYGAVEGGKEYNTVDMSPQRLFNDYMPPYKAGLDAGSGAVMVGLNSLNGTPATSDAWLLKDVLRDEWGFKGITVSDHGAIKELIKHGTASDPEDAVRVAIKSGINMSMSDEYYSKYLPGLIKSGKVTMAELDDATRHVLNVKYDMGLFNDPYSHLGAKESDPQDTNAESRLHRKDAREVARESLVLLKNRLETLPLKKSGTIAVVGPLADSKRDVMGSWSAAGVAEQSVTVLTGIKNALGDKGKVVYAKGANITNDKGIVDFLNLYEEAVKVDPRSPQAMIDEAVKAAQQSDVVVAVVGEAQGMAHEASSRTDITIPQSQRDLITALKATGKPLVLVLMNGRPLALVKEDQQADAILETWFAGTEGGNAIADVLFGDYNPSGKLPMSFPRSVGQIPVYYSHLNTGRPYNADKPNKYTSRYFDEANGPLYPFGYGLSYTTFTVSDVKLSAPTMKRDGTVTASVQVTNTGKREGATVIQMYLQDVTASMSRPVKQLKGFEKVNLKPGETQTVSFPIDIEALKYWNQRMQYDVEPGKFNVFIGVDSARVKRGEFELL, encoded by the coding sequence ATGAAATGGCTTTGTTCTGTAGGTATCGCGGTAAGTCTGGCGTTGCAGCCAGCGCTGGCGGACTCCTTGTTTGGTAACCATCCGCTGACCCCTGAAGCGCGGGATGCATTTGTTACTGATTTACTCAAACAGATGACCGTCGATGAGAAAATCGGGCAATTACGTTTGATAAGCGTCGGGCCTGATAATCCGAAAGAAGCCATCCGTGAGATGATCAAAGACGGGCAGGTCGGGGCGATTTTCAATACCGTTACCCGCGAGGATATCCGCAAAATGCAGGATCAGGTGATGGAACTCAGCCGCCTGAAAATTCCTCTTTTCTTCGCCTATGATGTGCTGCACGGCCAGCGTACCGTGTTCCCGATAAGCCTAGGTCTGGCGTCATCGTTTAATCTGGATGCTGTCAGAACAGTGGGGCGAGTCTCTGCCTATGAAGCCGCGGACGATGGCCTGAATATGACCTGGGCACCGATGGTTGATGTCTCCCGCGATCCGCGCTGGGGACGTGCGTCAGAAGGTTTTGGTGAAGATACTTATCTGACAGCCACGATGGGTAAAACCATGGTGGAAGCGATGCAGGGTAAAAGCCCGGCCGACAGATATTCCGTGATGACCAGCGTCAAACACTTCGCGGCCTATGGCGCGGTAGAAGGCGGGAAAGAGTACAACACCGTAGATATGAGTCCGCAGCGTTTGTTTAACGACTATATGCCGCCGTACAAAGCCGGGCTGGACGCTGGGAGCGGCGCGGTGATGGTGGGGCTTAACTCGCTGAACGGCACACCTGCGACCTCTGATGCCTGGCTGCTGAAAGATGTGCTGCGCGATGAGTGGGGCTTTAAAGGGATTACTGTGTCCGATCACGGCGCAATTAAAGAGCTGATTAAGCACGGTACCGCCTCCGATCCTGAAGACGCAGTGCGCGTGGCGATCAAATCCGGCATTAACATGAGCATGAGCGATGAGTATTACAGTAAGTATCTGCCGGGCCTGATTAAATCAGGCAAGGTGACGATGGCTGAACTGGACGATGCTACGCGTCATGTGCTGAACGTCAAATATGATATGGGGCTGTTTAACGATCCTTACAGCCATCTGGGGGCCAAAGAGTCTGACCCACAGGACACCAACGCAGAAAGCCGTTTACACCGTAAAGACGCGCGTGAAGTCGCACGCGAAAGCCTGGTGCTGCTGAAAAACCGCCTGGAAACGCTGCCGCTGAAGAAATCAGGGACCATAGCGGTCGTGGGGCCGTTGGCTGACAGCAAGCGTGATGTGATGGGCAGTTGGTCTGCAGCAGGCGTTGCCGAACAGTCGGTGACGGTACTGACAGGTATCAAGAATGCGCTGGGTGATAAAGGCAAAGTGGTGTACGCCAAAGGGGCGAATATCACCAACGATAAAGGTATTGTTGATTTCCTCAATCTGTATGAAGAGGCGGTGAAAGTTGATCCGCGTTCGCCGCAGGCAATGATTGATGAAGCGGTCAAGGCCGCGCAGCAGTCTGACGTGGTGGTCGCCGTGGTCGGTGAAGCGCAGGGCATGGCGCATGAAGCGTCCAGCCGCACCGATATCACCATTCCACAGAGTCAGCGTGACCTGATTACCGCGCTGAAAGCCACTGGCAAACCGCTGGTGCTGGTGCTGATGAACGGTCGTCCGCTGGCGCTGGTGAAAGAAGACCAGCAGGCAGACGCAATTCTGGAAACCTGGTTTGCCGGGACGGAAGGCGGTAACGCCATTGCCGATGTGCTGTTTGGTGATTACAACCCGTCGGGCAAGCTGCCGATGTCTTTCCCGCGCTCTGTCGGGCAGATCCCGGTCTATTACAGCCACCTGAATACCGGTCGTCCGTATAACGCCGATAAGCCAAATAAATACACCTCACGCTACTTTGACGAAGCCAATGGTCCGCTGTATCCCTTTGGTTATGGCCTGAGCTACACCACGTTTACGGTTTCTGATGTGAAGCTCTCCGCGCCGACGATGAAACGTGATGGAACCGTCACCGCCAGCGTGCAGGTCACCAACACCGGCAAACGCGAAGGGGCGACGGTGATTCAGATGTATTTACAGGACGTGACCGCTTCTATGAGTCGCCCTGTCAAACAGCTGAAAGGGTTTGAGAAGGTCAATCTCAAACCGGGTGAGACGCAAACCGTTAGTTTCCCGATTGATATTGAGGCGCTGAAATACTGGAATCAGCGTATGCAATACGATGTCGAACCGGGCAAATTCAACGTCTTTATCGGCGTGGATTCCGCCAGAGTGAAGCGGGGCGAGTTTGAACTGCTGTAA
- the osmF gene encoding ABC transporter substrate-binding protein — protein MIISKVWAGSLALFAAMSLPLQAASPVTVGSKIDTEGALLGNIILQVLENHGVKTVNKVQLGTTPVVRGAITSGELDIYPEYTGNGAFFFKDENDPAWKNAQAGYEKVKKLDAEQNKLVWLTPAPANNTWTIAVRQDVAEKNKLVSLADLGRYLKDGGTFKLAASAEFIERTDALPAFEKAYGFTLNQNQLLSLAGGDTAVTIKAAAQQTSGVNAAMAYGTDGPVAALGLQTLSDPKGVQPIYAPAPVVRESVLQAYPKMAEWLQPVFASLDEKTLQQLNASIAVEGLDAKKVAADYLKQKGWVK, from the coding sequence ATGATAATCTCAAAGGTCTGGGCGGGTTCGCTGGCGCTGTTCGCCGCGATGAGCTTGCCCCTACAGGCCGCATCACCCGTCACGGTGGGATCAAAAATTGATACTGAAGGGGCGCTGCTCGGCAATATTATTTTGCAGGTGCTCGAAAACCACGGCGTGAAAACCGTCAACAAAGTCCAGTTGGGAACCACGCCAGTGGTGCGCGGGGCCATCACCTCCGGCGAGCTGGATATTTATCCAGAATATACCGGAAACGGGGCTTTCTTCTTTAAAGACGAGAATGACCCAGCATGGAAAAATGCGCAGGCCGGTTATGAAAAAGTCAAAAAACTGGATGCCGAACAGAACAAGCTGGTCTGGTTAACGCCTGCGCCTGCCAATAATACCTGGACCATTGCGGTTCGCCAGGATGTCGCCGAAAAGAATAAACTCGTATCGTTGGCGGACCTGGGACGTTACCTAAAAGACGGCGGGACGTTCAAACTGGCCGCTTCGGCGGAGTTTATCGAACGTACTGACGCGCTGCCCGCGTTTGAAAAAGCTTACGGCTTTACGCTTAATCAGAATCAGCTTTTATCGCTGGCAGGGGGTGACACAGCGGTGACAATTAAAGCTGCTGCGCAGCAAACCTCGGGTGTCAATGCCGCGATGGCCTACGGCACCGACGGTCCTGTTGCGGCGCTGGGATTACAAACGCTCAGCGATCCGAAAGGCGTCCAGCCTATCTATGCTCCTGCGCCGGTCGTGCGCGAATCGGTATTGCAGGCCTACCCAAAAATGGCGGAGTGGCTGCAGCCGGTCTTTGCCAGTCTGGATGAAAAAACGCTGCAACAGCTTAATGCCAGTATCGCCGTTGAAGGGCTGGATGCGAAAAAAGTCGCAGCAGATTACCTGAAGCAAAAAGGATGGGTGAAGTAA
- a CDS encoding ABC transporter permease: MAAAALPFISYAPNRLVSGEGRQLWELWPDFVWGLAVVFLLLLALCFIPGNAGNVLTLMVVQLLLIAALIAAGKTATWLAQTGSPLARTSLGSGFWLGLGLMLQALSDAIRRLTARPLWRWLLHMQIATVPVVLLMTGMFNDLSLLKEYANRQDVFDDALAQHLTILLGTVLPALLIGIPLGIWCAFSTSRQGPVFAVLNIIQTIPSVALFGLLIAPLAGLVQHFPWLGGLGIAGTGLAPALIALVLYALLPLVRGVVAGLNQVPRDVLESARAMGMSPRQRFCAVQFPLALPVFLRSLRVVMVQTVGMAVIAALIGAGGFGALVFQGLLSSAVDLVLLGVVPVVVLAVLIDALFDLGLALLKVNVDD, translated from the coding sequence ATGGCTGCTGCAGCGCTGCCTTTCATCAGCTATGCCCCCAATCGACTGGTTTCCGGTGAAGGTCGACAACTCTGGGAACTCTGGCCCGATTTCGTGTGGGGGCTGGCTGTGGTGTTTTTGCTGCTGCTTGCTCTGTGCTTTATACCGGGAAACGCAGGTAACGTATTAACCCTGATGGTGGTGCAACTGCTGCTGATTGCGGCGTTGATTGCCGCCGGTAAAACGGCTACCTGGCTGGCGCAGACGGGAAGTCCGCTGGCAAGAACCAGCCTCGGTAGCGGATTCTGGCTTGGGCTGGGATTAATGCTGCAGGCTCTAAGCGACGCGATTCGTCGACTCACCGCAAGGCCACTGTGGCGCTGGTTATTGCATATGCAAATAGCCACCGTCCCCGTTGTGTTGTTGATGACCGGGATGTTCAACGACCTTTCTCTGCTCAAAGAGTACGCCAATCGCCAGGATGTCTTCGATGACGCGCTGGCGCAACATCTGACTATCCTGCTCGGAACCGTGCTGCCTGCGCTGTTGATTGGTATCCCACTGGGCATATGGTGCGCCTTCTCGACGTCGCGCCAGGGGCCGGTATTTGCTGTACTGAACATCATCCAGACCATTCCCTCCGTGGCGCTGTTTGGCCTGCTGATTGCGCCGCTTGCCGGGCTGGTTCAGCATTTTCCCTGGTTAGGCGGGTTGGGTATTGCCGGAACCGGGCTGGCCCCTGCGCTGATTGCGCTGGTGCTGTACGCGCTACTGCCGCTGGTGCGTGGCGTGGTGGCGGGGCTGAATCAGGTTCCGCGCGATGTGCTGGAAAGCGCCCGGGCAATGGGGATGAGCCCGCGTCAGCGTTTCTGCGCGGTACAGTTCCCGCTAGCGTTACCGGTCTTCTTGCGCAGTTTACGGGTGGTGATGGTGCAGACGGTGGGGATGGCCGTTATTGCCGCGCTGATTGGTGCGGGGGGATTTGGCGCGCTGGTTTTCCAGGGGTTGCTCAGCAGTGCCGTCGATTTAGTGCTGCTGGGGGTCGTCCCGGTGGTGGTGCTGGCGGTGCTCATTGATGCCCTGTTTGATTTAGGTTTAGCACTGCTGAAGGTGAACGTTGATGATTGA
- a CDS encoding ABC transporter ATP-binding protein, with protein MIEFNHVSKTFGQQNAVNDLNLHFREGSFSVLIGTSGSGKSTTLKMINRLVEHDSGTIRFAGEEIRSQPVLELRRRMGYAIQSIGLFPHWTVAQNIATVLKLQKWSRSRIDDRTEELMTLLGLEESLRHRYPHQLSGGQQQRVGVARALAADPQVLLMDEPFGALDPVTRSALQQEMTRIHRLLGRTIVLVTHDIDEALRLAEHLVLMDAGQVVQQGTPLSMLTTPANDFVQTFFGRSELGVRLLALRTVGEFTRRHEQLGGEPLVDEMTLRDALSAFVARGCEVLPVVDAQGTTCGTLHFQDLLSSRPHREISV; from the coding sequence ATGATTGAATTTAACCATGTCAGTAAAACCTTTGGCCAACAAAACGCGGTCAACGATCTCAACCTGCATTTTCGCGAAGGCAGCTTTTCAGTATTGATTGGGACGTCGGGTTCGGGGAAGTCCACCACGCTAAAGATGATTAACCGACTGGTGGAGCATGACAGCGGGACGATCCGCTTTGCCGGTGAAGAGATCCGCAGCCAGCCGGTGCTGGAGTTAAGGCGGCGGATGGGCTACGCCATTCAGTCTATTGGATTGTTTCCGCACTGGACCGTTGCGCAGAACATCGCCACCGTGCTGAAACTACAAAAGTGGTCGCGCTCGCGTATTGATGACCGAACAGAGGAACTGATGACGCTACTGGGGCTGGAAGAGAGCTTGCGTCACCGTTATCCCCATCAGCTCTCTGGCGGGCAACAGCAGCGGGTCGGGGTGGCACGTGCGCTGGCCGCCGATCCCCAGGTGCTGTTGATGGATGAACCCTTTGGTGCGCTGGATCCGGTAACACGTAGCGCATTGCAACAGGAGATGACCCGGATCCACCGCTTACTGGGGCGGACCATTGTGCTGGTCACCCACGATATTGATGAGGCGTTGAGGCTGGCGGAACATCTGGTACTGATGGACGCAGGCCAGGTGGTGCAACAAGGCACGCCGCTATCGATGCTCACGACGCCAGCTAACGATTTCGTACAAACCTTTTTTGGCCGCAGCGAACTGGGCGTACGGTTGCTGGCGCTGCGCACCGTGGGTGAGTTTACCCGTCGACATGAACAACTCGGCGGTGAGCCTCTGGTGGACGAGATGACGCTCCGTGATGCGCTCTCCGCTTTTGTGGCGCGAGGTTGCGAAGTTTTACCGGTGGTCGACGCACAGGGGACCACCTGCGGAACGCTCCATTTTCAGGATTTACTTTCATCGAGGCCTCACCGTGAAATATCTGTTTGA